A window of the Capricornis sumatraensis isolate serow.1 chromosome 9, serow.2, whole genome shotgun sequence genome harbors these coding sequences:
- the RMND5B gene encoding E3 ubiquitin-protein transferase RMND5B isoform X2, which yields MGSTVNRAWRSCCTTWASCGLSWPAQDYFRTDVFLSASHQEVQAVQGTPLSATLSLVMSQCCRKIKDTVQKLASDHKDIHSSVSRVGKAIDRNFDSEICGVVSDAVWDSREKQQQTLQMAILEHLYQQGMLSVAEELCQESTLNVDLDFKQPFLELNRILEALHEQDLGPALEWAVSHRQRLLELNSSLEFKLHRLQFIRLLAGGPEKQLEALSYARHFQPFAHVHQREIQVMMGSLVYLQLGLEKSPYCHLLDNSHWAEICETFTRDACSLLGLSVESPLSVSFASGCVALPVLMNIKAVMEQRQCSGVWSHKDELPIEIELGMKCWYHSVFACPILRQQTSDSNPPIKLICGHVISRDALNKLINGGKLKCPYCPMEQNPADGKRIIF from the exons GATTACTTCAGAACTGATGTGTTTCTCAGTGCATCACATCAGGAGGTACAAG CCGTCCAGGGAACCCCTCTCTCAGCTACCCTCTCCCTGGTTATGTCACAGTGCTGCCGGAAGATAAAAGACACCGTGCAGAAACTGGCTTCGGACCACAAGGACATTCACAGCAGTGTTTCCCGAGTGGGCAAAGCCATTGACAGG AACTTTGACTCTGAGATTTGCGGTGTGGTCTCCGACGCAGTGTGGGACTCGcgggagaagcagcagcagaccctGCAGATGGCCATCTTGGAGCACTTGTATCAGCAGGGCATGCTCAGTGTCGCTGAGGAGCTGTGTCAG GAATCAACACTGAATGTGGACTTGGATTTCAAGCAGCCTTTCCTGGAGTTGAATCGTATCCTGGAAGCTCTGCATGAACAAGACCTGGGGCCAGCATTGGA GTGGGCTGTCTCCCACAGGCAGCGCCTGCTGGAGCTCAATAGCTCCCTGGAGTTCAAGCTGCACCGACTGCAGTTCATCCGTCTCCTGGCAGGTGGCCCTGAGAAGCAGCTGGAGGCCCTCAGCTACGCCCGGCACTTCCAGCCCTTTGCTCACGTGCACCAGCGTG AGATCCAGGTGATGATGGGCAGTCTGGTGTACCTGCAGCTGGGTTTGGAGAAGTCACCCTACTGCCATCTCCTGGACAACAGCCATTGGGCCGAGATCTGTGAGACCTTTACACGTGATGCTTGTTCCCTGTTGGGCCTTTCTGTGGAGTCACCCCTCAGTGTCAG CTTTGCCTCTGGCTGTGTGGCGCTGCCTGTGCTGATGAATATCAAAGCTGTGATGGAGCAGAGGCAGTGCTCTGGGGTCTGGAGTCACAAGGACGAGCTACCG ATTGAGATTGAACTCGGCATGAAGTGCTGGTACCACTCCGTGTTTGCGTGCCCCATCCTCCGCCAGCAGACGTCAGATTCCAACCCTCCCATCAAGCTCATCTGTGGCCATGTCATCTCCCGAGATGCACTCAACAAGCTCATTAATGGAGGAAA GCTGAAGTGTCCCTACTGTCCCATGGAGCAGAACCCAGCAGATGGGAAACGCATCATATTCTGA